In Dreissena polymorpha isolate Duluth1 chromosome 11, UMN_Dpol_1.0, whole genome shotgun sequence, the genomic window atattatacatgttACAGTCTTTACACTTTTCTGCGTTTTTGCCATTATGTTGCCATATCATCAGGATATATTGGAATCGATATATTACGATAATCTCGATGCTGCATGTTATCTAAATCTCACCAATATTagagtgatattatgggcatctaacagtttatgagtgtctatcgcaaccgttgtttatttttttatgttttcacttcatatacacttatatttgttaatgtagaatcaacaaactaaaacaatatcccggaaagagaaataatgcatttgaatatgaaCCGTACTtgcgtttgacaactgatcattcatgtacgatgtgaacctaaatttagtttaagtgcagattcgttcatacgacacaaagacacaattttgttttacggatcatttcggcttagaggactgggtaagtcatgtaaaatatcgaataatatatatatatatatatatatatatatatattaataaacaactggtagcaagatgagttgcagataattggtcagtaaccacattttaacaaactcgtttgacctgttaattttttttagctcaattcaacattgaaaaatgcccataatatcactttaatcaaaAACAGGACTAAAAAAGACAAACCAATCAATGTAAATGTGAAATCCTGCCAATAACTGTAAAATTTGTATAAAACATTGAACGATGCAGTGTTGTATTTTACAGAAGACATCAATAAGTCAGCAATGCCCACTCCAGTAATCGAGCAACCGGCACCGTCCGTGAATGGGGGtgactgtccgaaaattaagaaacACACCCGAAGATTCGGAATTCGCGGCCAAGTTACTGGTGGAGGCTTTCCGTGGAAAGTTCGTGCATAGCATAACGGAGGCAAAGTAGGTGAACATGacaaatttatttgaattatggTTTGGTGTATAGCATAAAAAACATGCACGTGCTTGTGTCAGatatgtttttttggtatttgtcgtttaaagggatcttttcacgctttggtaaattgacaaaattgaaaaaagttgtttcagattcgcaaattttcgttttagttatgatatttgtgaggaaacagtaatactgaacatttacaatggtctattatagccattatatgcatcttttgacgattttaaaacctaaaaattataaagcgttgcaacgcgaaacgattgaataatttggagagttctgtttttgtcgttaaattttgtgaaactacgaagattgcttatataaggtataaaatacgtcaagaatgtggactcggcggaatagctcagtaggctaaagcgtttttacttcaggactctggcaggactccaggggtcactggttcgaaacctgctccgagcaatgttcttttccttttttttaattttattcttgattttttactggagcttttacgatccaatgtttacaattatcaatataaagcatttaatgaataagttaaaaaaatgccaaaatctgtgaaaaggcccctttaaccatcTTACACTTTTTTAATATCTGTATGTTTTTTTGCGATTAATCTGTTCCAAAACGCAAACTTTGTTACATATGTTACGTGTAGCATACATTTGtgttaaacaaaattatataaagagATACATTcttattattttctgaaatatttgggaacaacatatatttatgtatgtgtatattttaaCTTTTTAGACTTCCCATCGCCGTAAGGAACCTATCCGCCTTCCATGTAGCGCAGGCAGACGACTTCCGTGACCGGACGTTTGTTGCAGAGCTCGACGGGTCACCAGTGGGTGTACTCGGACTCAAGTTTCACGGGGACGAAGATAGAGAGTAGGTGTTAAAAGAGCCGGATTCTGAAAAAAACTAGGCattgtgcatgtgcgtaaagtgtcgtcccagatgagcctgtttcgttgtatggaatttttctttaaaaggaaGTAACATcgtaacgaaaatccagtcaaggcggaaagaatgaggactgcacaggctgtttgtgatgacactttacgaacagtCATTAAGCACAGTTGTCCAAGAACGAGGCACAATAGCTATAGGAGAGATACGCACTCGGCCCTTGCGAACAAGTGCATGATAGTAATAGCTATGGTACGAAAGCCACATTCGCCGTGGGAACTGCTTCTTCAAATACTAGTATTCGTTTATTTACTGCTCTCGTTGTTTGTTTTCTCTTTTCAGTGTTTCAGACCACGTGTGAGAGTTAGGATGCTGGCATGCGTGTAGGTACGCATACTTTTGTtctattttattgaagcaacctTCGCGCAGATAGTTAATTGGTAGGAAGCTTACGCACTACATCGTTCCTGTAAGAAATTGAACTGTTCTTACAAACCCATACGGAATGTAACCACAGTAGTTCATGTTTTCAGGTACGCGTGTTTAGGCATGTTTACGACCGGCAGTGCACAGCGCCACACGTGCTATGTGGACCATATCTGTGTAGACGACAGGGCGCGGGGGAAGGGCGTGGGTAAAGTTCTTATGGAGAAGGCAGAGGCGGAGGCCCGATGCCGACAGTGTAAGGTGAGGGGAGgatgggcttaacacatgtgcgtatagtgtcgtcccagattagcctgtgcagtactcCTCTTCtttacgaaaatccagtttaagtggGAAGTGTCGTTGTAAAAATGCCAATAGGCCGCCGTCTagttaaatattttcttatacTGCTGTATTTGCAAATATTGTTATCAAATGCATGGCGAACCAGTTTCTACTTGAACTTTAATACTACATTTTCTGTTATGTCACTACTTTACAAGTATTATAATATTAACATACGGTGATCTCATCGCATCCCTTCGACCCTCGTTTGTTTGCTAGTAGATTTTTTTCCGATATAAAAAGTATTCAGTAATATTGCACGAACATACCTTGTTGATTGTTGCGCATTTAAATTGGATTCATCATTTCTTACtgtaattaattatattatttcaaaacttaCTTCTTATTAGCTTTCCATCTGGTCAATATCTCTTGTCGCTGCAGACATATCCCCATAATATTTCAATATCTCttgtttataacaaattattctaaaaaatcaagttaataatgtatgtttaatgatctaatttaaaatatatttcattgtcTCGGTTCAAGAGTTTCTAAGCAACTCAACAtagttttttaatgatttttttaaataattatgttgtgCGAGACGTGTTCAAATTGTTCAATATTGAGTACATATATCTGAGCCGCTTATTTTAGCTCAACAACATTGACCTTGCACTCATGAAGGTCATTAGTATACACCGTAAAATCTGAACGAGACAACTTACCCAAATGTCGGCGTCTACGTAATTCTCTGGTTAAGGTTGTCACATTATGATAGGAAATTaagtgaaatatttgggttttctttatgtacgaaatattgacaagtatatcagtagcgagtatgcatgacggtcaaaagattaaatatttggatctggtatatgtttaacaacaaaggggttacgatgctgttgacacaagccttaggctgtatttgcattatttattggtatcacaatgctgattagcgtgtgcatacttgaatagtgatatctccagtcctaggttgtaattcagccaatcagaaataaacacgcatagaacactgaccaatgggatatATAACAGAGTTTcatggggcaaatgttagaggggtatagttcagttagcgtttagacttggaggcgtgacacgagaaaatggtagttaatacaaatctcgtcatcttggcaattcgcgcatgacgagatatcgaatgataggctacacaccggtaatttaagagtaatgaacattgttaggaACTATGTCTcatccatgaactatgaacgattacgtgacaaggTAAATGAACAAAATCTCTATGGCACTTTTTCTACTACgggtattcaattaaaaatatacaaatgcTGTTGGGGTCATTGTTTgcggtcactgaccaagttccataactctgacctgcaaaaATTCCTTTTGTAATTTAAACATTCAAGTTAATGTTTGCACGCAGCTACCCCATTGCCCTGTTCTACTTCATGTTTTGACATGACATTAAGATGAAATTAAGATAAAGTCAGGGTCTTCATGAACACTCACTCGCCAATACTTCGACCAGCATTTTAACAGGAGTATGCACATGTTGTAATCCTAAAAGTCTGCTTTAGGTTTGCGTTCAAGATAAAATTAAGGTTAATGTTTCATGTAACAAGTATATATCTCTGTTACCATCACATATATTCAATTGAAATCAATTACCAAGGCCCATAAGTCTGACTTTCACTTTAGCAGAATTAATGCCCTTATGAGAACTTGAAATTTTTGGTTAATATTTGAGTGCAGCAACTCCATATCTCTATGTCTacatgagattttaaaatataatatttaaaatataaaaaaagttaatgttcaATAATTTCAGCTCGGATTGAGATATTGTAGCAGACGGAAGGACAAACTGTGCATAAATGAACTTAACCATTATAACGGAATTACTACTCATCTTGACATTTATTTAtcttaacaaacattttaaatacacatacatATTACTGATATGTCATTGCAAGTTACGCTCCTGTGGACTATTTTATACGAAGATTAGTACTTTGTCACTCGCAAACATAGTAAAAAAACTGCTTTGTGTTATTTAACTTTAAacattgattatttatcattcattcATTATAATAACTTTCACGTGGATTTCGTTTTCATGGATCTGTTTAACCCTGTTACGCTTCAAATACGTGACtcttattctttattttttaaaggattgAATACTTCATAGTCTAATGGTCAGACATTGTTCATTTTAATACCCATTACAAAGAAGGCgtcatatagcagtcgcactgtagGTCTCTATGTCTGTGAATCTGTGCAAAATGTCCTGTCTCAGCCATACCTTTGCCATATACCcatataatgtttgtttaaatttgcTACAATGTCCGAAACCATAAGATGACGtgtcacatataaaaatcgtctCCATAGCTCAAAGGTggaggtcacacttagaggtcaagcGTCAAATTTCCTATCATAATGTTTTATGTATTAAGGGCGACATATCATGCTCTTCAAACAATGCTCATTTACCTTACACATAACATAAGACAGCAGGTGTAACTGTTCTCAAAAATATTACCTAGTATGTATGATTTGCCAATTGTGTGTTATACGCCATAGTATAATTGATATACACTTACATATGATACATATCGCTCTATAACGGGATTTTGTCCAAGATCAGCCTATGCACAGACGAAGCTCCagttaaagcgaaaagtgtcgtcccgtatccgggacgacacttaacgcacgtgcatttaaTCCCGTTTTGTCAGAGCGCGGTTCATATCATTCAGGCAATGACCCTCTACGTTACGACTGACAACCGTGCCCGGCATTTGTACGAAAGACAGGGGTACTCGGTCATTGCCACAGAAAGTGTTTGTGGATGTCTGGGCTGCTGTATTGGACCACCAGGGGTAGGTGTCTTTGAGACGCAAAGTTTTTGTAGGCGACATGCAGCCTCAAGTAGTGTTTCTCTACAAAGTGTGTTATATCTGACCCTTCTATGACGTAAATTATTTTCTTACATATATGCAGTAAACATT contains:
- the LOC127849890 gene encoding uncharacterized protein LOC127849890; amino-acid sequence: MGVTVRKLRNTPEDSEFAAKLLVEAFRGKFVHSITEAKLPIAVRNLSAFHVAQADDFRDRTFVAELDGSPVGVLGLKFHGDEDREYACLGMFTTGSAQRHTCYVDHICVDDRARGKGVGKVLMEKAEAEARCRQCKAMTLYVTTDNRARHLYERQGYSVIATESVCGCLGCCIGPPGSVYEMSKPL